One window of the Enterobacter huaxiensis genome contains the following:
- a CDS encoding ABC transporter substrate-binding protein, with amino-acid sequence MKRSPLAGACLLALSLMMGSGAAYAKTPPDQLIIGMNMNNLLTLDPAAMTGNEVVGIVVNLYDSLVELDPNALTNVRPALATSWDIAPDGKTLTFHLRDDVTFHSGNPLTAEDVVWSMRRLLHLNLAQASVWKSYGFSKKNIDNQISAPDAYTVQIVLPKANDPQLVIYSLGALGNLGVLDSKTVQQHAVNNDWGNRWLTTNEAGSGPFMLETWQAKDVLRMQRNPHYWREASKMSRVVLRHFQESQTLRLMIEKGDLDVANNMAVADINALRKDPQLTVEAVQKGTVYYVAMSMKEPHFANPKVREAVRYLIDYQGINSALMPGYGVLHQRPIKAGMPSTLPDPGYRLDIPRAKKLLAEAGYPDGFDTTLRVLADQPFLNIAIAVQSTLMQAGINAKIITGTGNQIYGAMRERRFDMLVGRGGSGVEPHPHSSLRALVYNPDNSDEARLTNFQGWRTSFYDKPLNEMIDKALLERDPKKQIADYQQIQVRYDELIPAMVPLSQMVDSVVVRNEVKNFQSHPSATTFLRDVYKTGGDK; translated from the coding sequence ATGAAACGATCTCCCTTAGCCGGGGCGTGCCTGCTCGCGCTCTCGCTGATGATGGGGAGCGGTGCGGCATATGCAAAAACGCCGCCCGACCAGCTCATCATCGGCATGAATATGAACAACCTCCTGACACTCGACCCGGCGGCGATGACCGGTAACGAAGTGGTCGGCATAGTGGTCAATCTCTACGATTCGCTGGTGGAGCTGGACCCGAACGCGCTCACCAACGTCCGGCCCGCGCTGGCGACGTCCTGGGATATTGCCCCGGACGGCAAAACGCTGACCTTTCACCTGCGCGACGACGTAACGTTCCACTCCGGTAATCCGCTGACGGCGGAGGACGTGGTCTGGTCAATGCGCCGCCTGCTGCACCTCAACCTGGCCCAGGCTTCGGTGTGGAAATCCTACGGATTTTCTAAAAAGAACATTGATAACCAAATCAGCGCCCCGGATGCATACACCGTGCAGATTGTCCTGCCAAAAGCCAACGACCCGCAGCTGGTGATTTACTCCCTCGGCGCGCTCGGCAACCTCGGCGTGCTCGACAGCAAAACGGTGCAGCAGCACGCGGTCAACAACGACTGGGGCAACCGCTGGCTGACCACTAACGAAGCCGGTTCCGGCCCGTTTATGCTGGAAACCTGGCAGGCGAAGGACGTGCTGCGCATGCAGCGTAATCCGCATTACTGGCGTGAAGCATCGAAGATGAGCCGCGTGGTGCTGCGCCATTTCCAGGAGTCGCAAACTCTGCGCCTGATGATTGAAAAAGGCGACCTCGACGTTGCCAACAACATGGCGGTGGCGGACATCAACGCCCTGCGAAAGGACCCGCAGCTTACCGTCGAAGCCGTGCAAAAGGGCACGGTCTACTACGTGGCGATGAGCATGAAAGAGCCGCATTTCGCTAACCCGAAGGTGCGCGAAGCGGTGCGCTATCTGATTGACTATCAGGGCATCAACAGCGCGCTGATGCCGGGCTACGGCGTGCTGCACCAGCGCCCCATCAAGGCCGGAATGCCGTCCACGCTGCCGGACCCGGGCTATAGGCTCGATATCCCGCGCGCCAAAAAGCTGCTGGCGGAGGCGGGCTACCCGGACGGGTTTGACACCACCCTGCGTGTGCTGGCGGATCAGCCGTTCCTCAATATCGCCATCGCCGTGCAGTCAACGCTGATGCAGGCGGGCATTAACGCCAAAATCATCACCGGCACCGGGAACCAGATCTACGGCGCAATGCGCGAGCGCAGGTTCGATATGCTGGTCGGGCGAGGCGGCAGCGGTGTCGAGCCGCACCCGCACTCCAGCCTGCGCGCGCTGGTCTACAACCCGGACAACAGCGACGAAGCGCGTCTAACCAACTTTCAGGGCTGGCGCACCAGCTTTTACGATAAGCCGCTTAACGAAATGATCGACAAGGCCCTGCTGGAGCGCGATCCGAAAAAACAGATTGCCGACTACCAGCAGATCCAGGTGCGTTACGACGAACTGATCCCGGCGATGGTTCCGCTGTCGCAGATGGTCGATTCGGTAGTGGTGCGTAATGAGGTGAAGAACTTCCAGTCGCACCCGTCGGCCACCACTTTCCTGCGTGACGTCTACAAAACCGGAGGTGATAAATGA